A window from Hoeflea sp. IMCC20628 encodes these proteins:
- a CDS encoding DUF1036 domain-containing protein, whose protein sequence is MFRELPQIHFTIAKFAALLSLTVGALTLAGVAEARADFRVCNGTQSLVGGAIGYRTEEGWVTEGWWQIPANSCATLIEGQMGSRYYYLYAEDAGGGGRWGGDINMCVADNEFRIVGVEDCFARGFQRVGFKEYDTGRQGSWMVQLSDAPEAPESQN, encoded by the coding sequence ATGTTTCGCGAGTTGCCACAAATCCATTTCACCATCGCCAAATTTGCCGCGCTCCTATCCCTGACCGTCGGGGCGTTGACGCTTGCCGGCGTCGCAGAAGCCCGGGCGGACTTCCGGGTGTGCAATGGCACACAATCCCTGGTCGGCGGAGCAATAGGGTACCGCACGGAGGAAGGTTGGGTCACCGAGGGCTGGTGGCAAATCCCCGCCAATTCCTGTGCCACTCTGATTGAGGGGCAGATGGGATCGCGATACTATTACCTTTACGCCGAGGACGCCGGCGGCGGTGGTCGCTGGGGCGGTGACATCAATATGTGTGTCGCCGACAATGAATTCCGCATCGTTGGCGTCGAGGACTGCTTTGCTCGCGGATTCCAGCGCGTGGGTTTCAAGGAATACGATACCGGACGGCAAGGAAGTTGGATGGTCCAGCTGTCGGATGCCCCGGAAGCGCCAGAAAGCCAAAATTGA
- the pyk gene encoding pyruvate kinase has product MKRLRNVKILATLGPASSDEAMIQKLHEAGADLFRINMSHSTHEMMRTLVSRIRAVETKCGRPIGILADLQGPKLRVGKFVDGEATLVAGQTFTLDNKDVPGDSNRVFLPHPEILEAVQTGHRLLIDDGRLQLIAVKSDKTSITCTVVNGTKISDRKGVSLPDTLLESGALTEKDRKDLDAILAVDDVDWIALSFIQRPEDVSEVRKITRGRVGLMSKIEKPQALERIDEIIELSDALMVARGDLGVEMPVESVPGIQKQLTRACRKAGKPVVVATQMLESMISASVPTRAEVSDVATAVFEGADAVMLSAESAAGDYPVEAVTMMASIARKVERDPNYPGIIYSQRPVPDATGADAISLAARQIAETLNLSAIVCYTSSGNTGLRAARERPNVPVIALSPVIQTARRLSVVWGLHCVVTQDATDLDDMVDRACRIAFREEFGKPGDRIIISAGVPLGTPGSTNMLRIAYIGSDGMTGI; this is encoded by the coding sequence ATGAAGCGGCTACGCAATGTAAAAATTCTCGCTACACTCGGACCAGCGTCGTCGGACGAAGCGATGATCCAAAAATTGCATGAAGCGGGGGCAGACCTGTTTCGCATCAATATGAGCCATTCAACTCATGAAATGATGCGGACACTGGTCAGTCGCATCCGTGCGGTGGAAACAAAGTGCGGCCGGCCGATAGGCATTCTCGCCGACCTGCAGGGCCCTAAACTGCGAGTCGGCAAATTTGTTGATGGCGAAGCGACCCTCGTTGCTGGCCAGACCTTCACGCTCGACAACAAAGACGTTCCGGGCGATTCAAATCGGGTGTTCCTCCCGCATCCGGAGATTCTGGAAGCGGTTCAGACGGGCCACCGCTTGTTGATTGATGACGGACGGCTGCAATTGATTGCCGTGAAATCCGACAAGACTTCAATCACTTGCACAGTGGTCAATGGCACCAAGATTTCCGACAGAAAGGGCGTCAGCCTGCCTGATACACTGCTGGAAAGCGGAGCTCTGACCGAGAAAGACAGAAAAGATCTCGACGCTATTCTGGCCGTCGATGATGTCGACTGGATTGCGCTGTCCTTCATTCAGCGACCTGAAGATGTCTCGGAAGTCCGAAAGATTACCCGTGGCCGTGTCGGCCTGATGTCAAAGATCGAAAAGCCACAGGCGCTTGAACGTATTGATGAGATCATTGAACTCTCAGACGCACTGATGGTGGCGCGCGGTGATCTCGGTGTGGAAATGCCGGTTGAATCAGTGCCTGGTATCCAGAAACAGCTCACCCGCGCCTGCCGCAAGGCCGGCAAGCCGGTGGTGGTTGCGACCCAGATGCTGGAATCAATGATTTCCGCGTCGGTTCCGACGCGCGCCGAAGTCTCCGATGTCGCCACCGCTGTCTTTGAAGGTGCAGATGCGGTGATGCTGTCGGCTGAATCCGCTGCCGGGGATTATCCGGTCGAGGCGGTCACGATGATGGCGTCGATTGCCCGCAAGGTCGAGCGCGATCCGAACTATCCAGGCATCATCTATTCCCAGCGCCCGGTGCCCGATGCCACTGGCGCCGATGCTATTTCGCTGGCGGCGCGTCAAATCGCCGAAACGCTCAATCTGTCGGCTATCGTTTGCTACACCTCGTCCGGTAATACCGGGCTGCGCGCTGCGCGTGAGCGGCCGAATGTGCCGGTCATAGCCTTGTCACCGGTGATCCAGACCGCGCGACGGTTGTCAGTCGTCTGGGGGCTGCATTGCGTGGTGACCCAGGATGCAACCGACCTTGACGACATGGTCGATCGGGCCTGCCGCATCGCCTTCCGCGAAGAATTCGGCAAGCCGGGCGACCGCATCATCATTTCGGCTGGCGTGCCGCTTGGAACGCCGGGTTCGACCAATATGCTGCGCATTGCCTATATCGGGTCTGACGGAATGACCGGCATCTGA